ATGGTCCAACAAATTTAACAatagatttgaaatttaaaaaattatacaaattattTCTTTGTTCATCTTTTATACATTTCGCACaacaaatttacaaattaattattgaatttataaaactCATgtgattaatttgtaaaaaaaaaaatggccaagaGATAgacaagaaaatgaataaaatataaacaaaaaatatgaacgaaaaaaaaaatgccaactTTAAATTCATCTTCTATTTTTTGGTCAGACCCACCCTCTACATacttaagaagaagaaaattaactTTACCCTCTAAAGTTTTAcagatttttcaattcgaaccctaatgtttaaaaattgataatgtactcccttaatgtttcaaaaaattttaattcagaccctccgttactaatttccgtttaattggacaaaaatcatctcatgtgcgtctcacgtgagattttgatgccctctatttcaattttgccctcattaaactctataaaattactaattacactgaattttataagttttaatgaaggtaattacgtaatttcataagtttaaatgaggacaaaattagaataaagaGCATTAAAATCTcacatgagatgatttttgTCCAATGAaacagaaattagtaatggatggtctgaattaaaattttttaaaacattaaggaagtacattatcaatttttaaaaattagagttcaaattaaaaaatcggTAAAACTTTAGgggataaaataaatttaacctTACTTAAAGAAAGATATTTTCTGCAACATGGTGGCACAAAGAGACAAAACAGCACGTGGGTTCAGAGGGTTTTACTGGGACACGTGGCTTGCTGCTAGTAGTGCTTttatgtaatattattttggtaaaaACAGTTGAGTCAGTTTTATCCTTGCGGAAAATTTCCCCTTATCCGTTTGCATGCGCACCCTTGTAATTTGCCAATTTCATGTTATGCATTGATTTTTTGAAAGTTACATTCGTGAATACGGCCTTCAACTAAAATTCTGTTGGAATTTTTTGGttcattaaatttaatctcTCTTTTGTATAACTTTTTAAGAGGTATTTCGATTGTTAATAGAAGCTATTTACACTTGGTTTTGGTTTAAAGTGtgatttcaattttaaattaaatcgtaaaaaattgttaaagtaatgattaagtgattaaatttacctctttctatcagtttcttttggaataactggtgatttaacatgatatcaaagccaaaggtcctgggatcgaaccttgacttcgtcaattcacctccatgataatttaacaaaaatatatgatttgaaaatattaaatattatttatctgttttaaaaaaaatgaagctatTTACACTATAATATATTGTAAATTattgattgaaaattttatattttgtctaGAAGTTTACGAGGAAAATGTatggggaaaataaaaaaaaaaacccaagaataataatattttgatatatgGGAAACCCATCCTAAATTAATCTTAAGGCTTCTATTTCACTATTGATGTATTTTTCTTGGGGAGGGATGTTAGGCATCATTTGGTTGTACATTCCCGATCCATTTCTCTTGcaaatttattattggatttgtaAAATCTACATATAAATCCCACAAATCTAAAGATAAATTTGCAAATCCAAAATgtacaataaaataatttctatatttttccttttcgtgTGTCATAATTTCCTTTGTAGTAAGTTATCCATAAATAAATGCATATTAGAATGCTTGGATTGGTCGGTCCCAATTTTCACTACTTCCATACATTGTTGCTCCGGTATATAGGATTATACATTTAAGAGTTTGCCCTCCTCtaatatataatagaataatgTTACATACTCGACTTACATCTCACTCTCATacaatttgattgatgtgataatgTTCATAAACCGTCGAATCaaccattattaaaaaataaataaaaatctaaggACCAGTTGACAATGCCACATTAGCCCACTTATAAGTTAAGTATTTACtcaataacaaataaaaatggttcttcatttcatctttcaTCAATTTTCGTACATTGCATGCATGCTTAGAATACTTTTGTAGTTGATATGCATAGAATAAATTATTTGCCGAGGGAAAAGAGAAATCCTTTATTTGAATCGTGCTAAATTggcctttgaaaaaaaaaaaaatctaattaaacCAAGAAATTTGAGTGGAAGGGGGCCAATAAAGTGTTGAAGTTGGAATTGGCTTCAATTGGGGCTTCTTGCGGATTACAATTGAGGACGGCAATCTCAGCTTGGGTTTTAGCTAGCTCGCTTTCTGCACTCTGTAGTTGTTCATATAATTGAGAGATTACACCAACGCAGCCATAAACAGGGTCTTCAATACGACATCGTGCCTCAAAATACAGAGTTTCCGCTGCTTCAGCTCGGAGAGGTGGAGGGATTTGCTgcatttaattaaagaaaaatgtcaaacaCATGAAGGTGTATGAGAtccaaacatatataataaatcaTTTCAGTTAATGTATGTCTGAGGAACTTTCTAAGGCAAGGTACTTCATATATCAATTTCTGTTGAGTAAAGCTCAGATCCGTGCAAAACGCTCACTCCACACTGATCGGGaataagtgcaattttgtttttgtatacTGACCAACACCGTCTTATGGTTGGTTAGGGGCTGTTATTTAAGTTGCCCATTCATTTGTGTTTTATCCTTTTgtcatttctctctttctttttctttttttttccctccccatattaaataataattaattaaaaaaaaaaaaaaaaaaacttcatttggGTTTATGGTTTCACACTTTAAGAATCacgaaaaacaaatatatatattttttaattttcataacaAGAATCAAGAAGGGGCAGTATAAAATGACACATGTACATCAATTGAGCAAAAgctaataataacaaaacttcTTAATCCCTccatgaatatatattttatatataaccGATAATACACATGGAATTTAGTGTAATGAGTTCATAAAagtatatttaattaattaaatgtagtaattaagaaaaatattacgCACCTGGAGCATCTTTGCGACATTGCTAGCACCATAGATTCTGTGAACGCAAGCAAATCTTTGAGGATCATTGGGAgggaaatagagagagaaaatgcaATCTGAAGGGCATCTTCTTCTCAAATACTTGCAAGCTGCACAACGGCCAGAGATCATGCTtcaaatcttacaaagaatCTAACCGAAATATTACAGAAAGATTTTCTCAATATTTTGCTCTCCCAGAAGAAAATCTAATGGAGATTTTGGTGACTTATTTTGTCTAAATACGATCCAGAAAGACagtatttgtattgtaaacaatgaGCTAGCTTGGAGAGATTTTCTAACGGCTAGTTTTTTCTTTCGAATTTGGGACATCAGAAAGGAAAGCTTCTGAGATGGTAAGAGTAGACCATGAGAATTGAGCCTCTCCACAAGAGGGTTTTGCCTTACCATATATGAATCCTCTatatattcaaatatatataacatttcttttgaacaaaaattacttataaaatttatatccaactaattaactaattaatggATCAATGGTTTttcaatttcccaaaaaaattaattaaatctggAAAGTAAATCTGCAGCTTATATGCGCTCTATTCGTACATTTCTCGTCATATTTGATATTAAGAGTAATAGTGGGgcccattttttttatcttctcaaaattgatgtggcttttaaaataactattgaattttaggtgtattactattaaattttgatctaaagGTGATTTTCACgttcaaatttaatgatgattttaaaatgcGCATTAACTTTGGCAAGATAAAAAGAGAATCAAACGAATTgtccctaacattactcttattgATGATACAGTGAAAACTCACAATATCTTACATGTGGGTATAGATTAAattgttcaaattaaaaatataaagactAAATTGACTAACATATCAAATTCTAATGATGATATTTGTAGTGTTACAAGCAATGTAGTGTCAAATTTCCCAAGCTGGGAGGGAAATTTTAATTAAAGCAGTGTTACAAGCAATCCCAACTTTTTGCATGAGTGTGTTTCTTCTTCC
This window of the Corylus avellana chromosome ca5, CavTom2PMs-1.0 genome carries:
- the LOC132181975 gene encoding LOB domain-containing protein 24-like, whose product is MISGRCAACKYLRRRCPSDCIFSLYFPPNDPQRFACVHRIYGASNVAKMLQQIPPPLRAEAAETLYFEARCRIEDPVYGCVGVISQLYEQLQSAESELAKTQAEIAVLNCNPQEAPIEANSNFNTLLAPFHSNFLV